A single window of Paludibacter jiangxiensis DNA harbors:
- a CDS encoding dihydrolipoamide acetyltransferase family protein, with amino-acid sequence MATVVIMPKQGQSVESCIITQFNKKKGDSVKQGELLFAYETDKASFEEVAPADGIVLDIFFGDGDEVPVLTNVLVIGQAGESAEEFRPGGRSTSETQEPRAKNQEPEVQATASSATASTPTAVVSSSTSGAISPRAKHLAEKEAVSTGDIQGSGPKGRIIERDVQSAIENRPKLTPLAKAEAKATGATATEGTGLGGSVTAKDLSAAKNPVYGADFEVKPVTNMRKIIAKAMHASLQNSAQLTHHLGADARRILELREKVKKAMEKGYPTNITLNDMVGFAVIKALKKFPQVNTHFLGDSIKYFNKIHLALAVDTDRGLMVPVVKNADDLSIQGLSNQFKEIANACKKGSIDPDLLSSEAATFTISNLGNYGVEIFTPVINLPQAAILGVNTIVPRPKDLGNGAYGFVPFIGLSLTYDHRALDGGEATRFLKQIAIEIENLEFEI; translated from the coding sequence ATGGCAACAGTAGTAATTATGCCCAAGCAAGGGCAATCGGTTGAAAGCTGCATCATCACGCAGTTCAACAAAAAAAAAGGAGACAGCGTCAAGCAAGGCGAACTCCTTTTTGCATACGAAACAGACAAAGCCTCGTTCGAAGAAGTTGCTCCGGCTGACGGGATTGTTCTCGACATTTTTTTCGGCGACGGCGACGAAGTTCCTGTACTAACCAATGTGTTGGTGATCGGACAAGCCGGGGAGTCGGCAGAGGAGTTCCGCCCGGGAGGAAGATCAACATCCGAGACTCAAGAGCCAAGAGCCAAGAATCAAGAACCCGAAGTTCAAGCGACTGCTTCCTCAGCAACAGCATCAACTCCAACTGCAGTGGTTTCAAGCTCAACCAGTGGGGCGATTTCTCCGCGCGCCAAACATCTGGCAGAAAAAGAGGCCGTTTCTACAGGTGACATTCAGGGTTCCGGTCCCAAAGGACGCATCATCGAGCGTGACGTTCAGTCCGCCATTGAAAACCGTCCGAAACTGACTCCGCTGGCAAAAGCCGAAGCCAAAGCAACAGGCGCAACAGCTACAGAAGGCACGGGATTGGGAGGAAGCGTCACTGCCAAAGATTTGTCAGCCGCGAAAAATCCAGTATACGGAGCCGACTTTGAAGTTAAACCGGTTACCAACATGCGCAAGATCATTGCCAAAGCAATGCATGCTTCGTTGCAGAACTCGGCTCAGCTCACCCACCATTTAGGAGCTGATGCCCGCCGCATCCTCGAACTGCGCGAAAAGGTAAAAAAAGCAATGGAGAAAGGCTATCCAACCAATATCACATTGAACGACATGGTAGGGTTTGCCGTGATCAAAGCATTGAAAAAGTTCCCGCAAGTCAACACCCATTTCCTTGGCGACAGCATTAAATATTTCAACAAAATACACCTTGCCCTAGCGGTTGATACCGATCGTGGTCTGATGGTCCCGGTAGTTAAGAATGCCGATGATCTTTCTATTCAGGGCCTTTCCAACCAATTCAAAGAAATTGCCAACGCCTGTAAAAAAGGGAGCATCGACCCCGATTTACTTTCGTCGGAAGCTGCTACCTTTACGATTTCAAATCTCGGCAACTACGGAGTGGAGATCTTTACCCCGGTAATCAATCTGCCGCAGGCAGCTATTCTGGGCGTCAACACCATTGTTCCGCGACCGAAAGATCTGGGTAACGGCGCTTACGGCTTTGTTCCTTTTATCGGACTAAGCCTCACCTACGATCACCGCGCTCTGGATGGTGGCGAAGCAACCCGCTTCCTCAAACAAATTGCCATTGAGATTGAAAACCTTGAATTTGAAATTTAA
- a CDS encoding GntR family transcriptional regulator, whose protein sequence is MAELPEHKKLYEALRRLISDGVYAEGDLLPSENELSSVHGVARHTVRKALDRLVVDGYILKHQGKGSVVKGVPKGIGILSLMSTTSAVGDNILTTKIIGRPEVRAWKEAFTFELSDVEKEVGCIYFERLRSLNGKPVFYDITMLPNLNFPRFTSLNLENKSLFDVLRTKYQIEVTGGVQQIFAIKADAKLQEHFRVRPGHPVLRLNRKLNTNKMGVYIYSQVFCITDELGLSGTF, encoded by the coding sequence ATGGCAGAACTTCCTGAACATAAAAAACTATATGAAGCGCTTCGAAGGCTGATAAGTGACGGCGTGTATGCTGAAGGTGATTTACTTCCTTCGGAGAATGAACTGAGTTCAGTGCATGGTGTGGCGCGCCATACGGTTCGAAAAGCGCTGGATCGTCTGGTGGTGGATGGCTATATTCTGAAACATCAGGGGAAGGGTAGCGTTGTGAAAGGAGTGCCAAAGGGTATCGGTATTCTGTCGTTGATGAGTACGACGTCGGCCGTGGGCGATAACATTCTGACGACGAAAATTATCGGTCGGCCGGAAGTGAGAGCCTGGAAAGAGGCGTTTACTTTTGAGTTGAGCGATGTGGAAAAAGAGGTCGGTTGTATTTATTTCGAACGGCTGCGGTCGCTCAACGGGAAGCCGGTGTTTTATGATATTACCATGTTGCCAAATCTGAATTTTCCCCGTTTTACTTCATTGAATCTGGAAAATAAATCGTTGTTTGATGTGTTGCGTACCAAATATCAGATAGAGGTTACGGGTGGCGTGCAGCAAATCTTTGCTATTAAGGCGGATGCAAAATTGCAGGAGCATTTTCGCGTGAGACCCGGGCATCCTGTGTTGCGCTTGAATCGTAAGCTGAACACGAATAAAATGGGAGTCTATATTTATAGTCAGGTTTTCTGTATAACCGATGAACTTGGCTTGTCCGGTACTTTTTAA
- the uxaC gene encoding glucuronate isomerase: MKAFMDKDFMLDNETAQQLYHEHAAKMPIIDYHCHLNPEFIAKDRQFDNLGQIWLEGDHYKWRAMRTNGIEERFCTGKDTTDWEKFEKWAATVPYTMRNPLYHWTHLELRSVFGVNTLLKPETAKEIFDECTAKLRTPEFSARGLMKRCNVKVVCTTDDPVDSLEYHIALKNEGFEVKVLPTWRPDKAMAVESPANFRAYIEKLAAVSGVSISKFADVIEALRVRHKFFESVGCKLSDHGIEEFYAEDYTQAEIDAIFNKVYGGKELTKEEIVKFKSAMLVEFAVMDWETGWTQQFHYGAIRDNNSRLFKSLGADTGFDSIGDFTVAKAMSKFLNRLDTDNKLAKTILYNLNPRDNDLITTMIGNFQDGSVAGKIQFGSGWWFLDQEIGMTAQMNSLSVLGLLSRFVGMLTDSRSFLSYPRHEYFRRILCNLIGTDVEKGKLPASELAFLGQMVEDISYNNANNFFKF, translated from the coding sequence ATGAAAGCTTTCATGGACAAAGACTTCATGCTCGACAACGAAACAGCGCAACAACTGTATCATGAGCATGCGGCTAAAATGCCGATTATTGACTATCACTGTCACCTTAACCCTGAATTTATTGCGAAAGACCGCCAGTTTGATAACCTGGGCCAAATTTGGCTCGAAGGCGACCACTACAAATGGCGTGCTATGCGTACCAACGGTATTGAAGAACGCTTCTGCACCGGAAAAGATACTACCGACTGGGAAAAATTTGAAAAATGGGCAGCTACGGTTCCTTACACCATGCGTAACCCGCTTTACCACTGGACTCACCTCGAACTCCGTTCGGTTTTCGGTGTCAACACGCTGCTTAAACCCGAAACTGCCAAAGAAATCTTCGACGAATGTACTGCTAAGCTGCGTACTCCCGAGTTTTCTGCACGTGGCCTGATGAAACGCTGCAACGTAAAGGTTGTTTGTACCACCGATGATCCTGTTGATTCTCTCGAATATCATATTGCTCTGAAAAACGAAGGCTTTGAAGTGAAAGTTCTTCCTACCTGGCGTCCTGACAAAGCAATGGCAGTAGAGAGCCCTGCTAATTTCCGTGCTTATATCGAAAAGCTGGCTGCTGTTTCCGGAGTTTCTATCTCCAAATTTGCCGATGTAATCGAAGCGTTGCGCGTACGCCATAAATTCTTCGAATCGGTAGGCTGTAAACTGAGCGACCACGGTATCGAAGAATTCTATGCCGAAGATTATACTCAGGCCGAAATCGATGCCATCTTCAACAAAGTGTATGGTGGCAAAGAGTTGACCAAAGAAGAAATTGTAAAATTCAAATCGGCAATGTTGGTTGAATTTGCGGTGATGGATTGGGAAACAGGTTGGACACAACAATTCCACTACGGTGCAATTCGTGATAACAACAGCCGTTTGTTCAAAAGTTTAGGTGCTGATACCGGTTTCGATTCAATCGGTGACTTTACAGTTGCCAAAGCGATGTCGAAATTCCTCAATCGTCTTGATACTGACAACAAGCTGGCCAAAACAATCCTATACAACCTCAATCCACGCGACAACGATTTGATTACTACCATGATCGGCAATTTCCAGGATGGTAGTGTTGCCGGTAAAATTCAGTTCGGTTCAGGCTGGTGGTTCCTCGATCAGGAAATCGGCATGACTGCTCAAATGAACTCACTCTCCGTTTTAGGTCTGTTGAGCCGTTTCGTAGGTATGCTGACCGACTCCCGCAGCTTCCTTTCTTACCCTCGTCACGAATATTTCCGTCGTATCCTGTGTAACCTCATTGGTACAGACGTAGAAAAAGGTAAGTTACCGGCAAGCGAACTGGCATTTTTGGGTCAGATGGTAGAAGATATCAGCTACAACAACGCTAATAACTTCTTCAAATTCTGA
- a CDS encoding sugar kinase, which yields MSKKIVTFGEIMLRLATPGYERFCQATHLNSTFGGGEANVAVSLANYGMDAQFVTRLPKNDIAEWCLSELHKYGVKTDNVVRGGDRVGIYFLETGAVARASKVVYDRAHSSIAEVTPGMINWEEVLKGADWFHWTGITPALSQGAADACLEAIKVANKLGVPVSCDLNYRKNLWKYGKTASEVMPALVEGCDVILGNEEDAEKVFGIKPEGFDVEHTGGEVNAAEFESVCTQMMAKFPRAKKVIITLRGSINANHNTWRGCLYSEGSLKVSKDYDITHIVDRVGGGDSFMGGLIYGLLTYTNDDQKALEFAVAASCLKHTIYGDFNLVTVPEVENLMKGDGSGRVSR from the coding sequence ATGAGTAAGAAAATTGTAACTTTTGGAGAGATTATGCTTCGTTTGGCCACTCCGGGCTACGAACGTTTTTGTCAGGCAACACACCTCAATTCTACTTTTGGTGGTGGAGAAGCTAATGTTGCCGTATCTTTGGCTAACTACGGAATGGACGCTCAGTTCGTTACCCGTTTGCCTAAAAATGACATCGCAGAGTGGTGTTTAAGCGAATTGCACAAGTATGGCGTTAAAACCGATAATGTAGTGCGTGGTGGTGACCGTGTAGGTATCTATTTCCTCGAAACCGGTGCTGTGGCACGTGCAAGCAAAGTGGTTTACGACCGTGCTCACTCTTCAATTGCCGAAGTTACCCCGGGTATGATTAACTGGGAAGAGGTATTGAAAGGTGCCGACTGGTTCCACTGGACAGGCATCACTCCGGCTCTTTCGCAGGGTGCTGCCGATGCTTGCCTAGAAGCTATCAAAGTGGCCAACAAATTAGGCGTTCCCGTTTCATGTGACCTGAACTACCGTAAGAACCTCTGGAAATACGGCAAAACAGCATCGGAAGTTATGCCTGCATTGGTTGAAGGTTGCGACGTTATCCTTGGTAACGAAGAAGATGCAGAAAAAGTATTCGGTATCAAACCCGAAGGTTTTGATGTAGAACACACAGGTGGCGAGGTAAATGCAGCTGAATTCGAATCGGTTTGTACTCAAATGATGGCTAAATTTCCACGTGCTAAAAAAGTGATTATCACATTGCGTGGCTCTATCAATGCCAACCACAACACATGGAGAGGTTGCTTGTATTCTGAAGGTTCTCTGAAAGTATCCAAAGATTACGATATCACTCACATCGTTGACCGCGTAGGTGGTGGCGATTCGTTCATGGGTGGTTTGATCTACGGTTTGCTGACTTACACAAACGACGATCAGAAAGCACTTGAATTTGCAGTAGCAGCATCTTGCCTGAAACATACTATCTATGGCGACTTCAACCTGGTTACTGTTCCTGAAGTAGAAAACCTGATGAAAGGTGACGGCTCGGGACGTGTTTCAAGATAA
- a CDS encoding bifunctional 4-hydroxy-2-oxoglutarate aldolase/2-dehydro-3-deoxy-phosphogluconate aldolase, with translation MARFSKIQVLAAMKETGMVPVFYNKDIEVAKNVLKACYEGGVRAFEFTNRGDFAHEVFRDLVKFAAVECPEMILGIGSIVDAPAATLYIQMGANFIVGPLFNPDVAKVANRRLVPYTPGCGSVSEVGFAQELGCDLCKVFPGDVLGTSFVKGLKAPMPWSQLMVTGGVKPEEGNLKGWFDAGVTCVGMGSNLFPADLIKAQDWAGITKLCSDALAIIKKVRK, from the coding sequence ATGGCAAGATTTTCAAAAATACAGGTTTTGGCTGCTATGAAAGAAACCGGCATGGTTCCGGTATTCTACAATAAGGATATTGAAGTGGCTAAAAACGTGCTCAAAGCATGTTATGAAGGTGGCGTTCGCGCTTTCGAATTTACAAACCGTGGCGACTTTGCTCACGAAGTATTTCGTGATTTGGTGAAGTTTGCTGCTGTAGAATGTCCCGAAATGATTTTGGGTATCGGTTCTATCGTAGATGCTCCTGCGGCAACGTTGTATATTCAGATGGGCGCTAACTTTATCGTGGGTCCGCTGTTCAATCCCGATGTGGCAAAAGTGGCAAACCGCCGTTTGGTACCGTACACTCCGGGTTGTGGCTCTGTGTCAGAAGTTGGTTTCGCTCAGGAACTGGGTTGTGACCTTTGTAAAGTATTCCCCGGCGATGTGTTGGGTACTAGCTTCGTAAAAGGTTTGAAAGCTCCGATGCCCTGGTCGCAACTGATGGTGACCGGCGGTGTAAAACCGGAAGAAGGAAACCTGAAAGGTTGGTTTGATGCAGGTGTTACCTGTGTAGGCATGGGATCAAATCTGTTTCCGGCCGATTTGATCAAAGCTCAGGATTGGGCTGGTATTACCAAACTTTGCAGCGATGCTTTGGCAATCATTAAAAAAGTTCGCAAATAA